A section of the Deinococcus taeanensis genome encodes:
- a CDS encoding IS4 family transposase, producing MTTPETARLPADTLAIHLKTHLPQRRIDALQRLAEVLLALLQAESTLHRKLALHLPRDASLESKTRTVARVFHDAQLTQQDVTDVLLPLLPDSKLTLIMDRTTWHDGQIPLNILVLGALLGGAVIPLVWSILPHQGNSSTAARILLVARLLKVLPARRWAVLIADREFIGNEWCSFLRWKRIRHCLRIRENTRIDDELVRDLFAGLQPGEIRTLFERTWVYGGWMHVVITLSPAGDRVIVASDLPVLAVLNTYRLRWGIESAFSSLKARGLGLEATHMTAPERISRLFGLLCIALAWMARVGTQTVQEDPPRRDKRGRAVVSLVRIGWQILSQAVRWGGDAFWNCLELLSTPFPLTSTSIPQSVRC from the coding sequence GTGACGACCCCCGAGACTGCCCGACTGCCTGCTGACACGCTGGCCATCCATCTGAAAACCCATCTCCCTCAACGGCGAATAGACGCCCTGCAGCGGCTGGCTGAAGTGCTTCTGGCACTGCTCCAGGCCGAATCCACCCTCCACCGCAAGCTTGCGCTCCATCTACCCCGAGACGCCAGTCTTGAATCCAAGACTCGGACCGTGGCCCGAGTCTTCCACGATGCTCAGCTCACACAGCAGGACGTCACCGACGTCCTGCTTCCGCTGCTCCCTGACAGCAAGCTCACCCTGATCATGGACCGCACGACCTGGCACGACGGTCAAATCCCACTGAACATTTTGGTTCTGGGCGCCCTCCTCGGTGGGGCCGTGATCCCGCTGGTCTGGTCAATTCTTCCGCATCAGGGCAACAGCAGCACCGCCGCCCGCATCCTCCTGGTCGCCCGTCTCCTCAAGGTGCTGCCTGCCCGCCGGTGGGCCGTGTTGATCGCCGACCGCGAGTTTATCGGGAATGAGTGGTGTTCTTTCCTGCGCTGGAAGCGGATCCGGCATTGTCTGCGCATCCGGGAAAACACTCGCATCGATGACGAACTCGTCCGTGACCTGTTCGCTGGCCTGCAACCTGGAGAGATCCGAACCCTGTTTGAGCGAACGTGGGTGTATGGCGGGTGGATGCACGTGGTGATCACCCTATCCCCCGCGGGGGATAGGGTGATCGTTGCTTCGGATTTGCCCGTTCTGGCCGTTCTGAACACCTATCGACTCCGGTGGGGGATCGAGTCGGCATTCTCTTCGTTGAAGGCCCGCGGGTTGGGCCTGGAGGCTACACACATGACGGCACCCGAACGAATCTCCCGGCTGTTCGGGCTGCTGTGTATTGCGCTGGCATGGATGGCACGGGTCGGCACGCAGACCGTGCAGGAAGACCCTCCCAGGCGGGACAAGCGGGGGCGGGCCGTGGTGAGTCTGGTGCGGATCGGTTGGCAGATCCTCAGTCAGGCAGTGCGGTGGGGCGGCGACGCCTTCTGGAACTGCCTTGAGCTGCTGAGTACGCCATTTCCACTCACCAGCACGTCAATTCCCCAAAGTGTCAGGTGCTGA